The following proteins are encoded in a genomic region of Gossypium hirsutum isolate 1008001.06 chromosome D05, Gossypium_hirsutum_v2.1, whole genome shotgun sequence:
- the LOC107941979 gene encoding protein translation factor SUI1 homolog 2 isoform X2: MLLDPFADANAEDAGAGAKEYVHIRIQQRNGRKSLTTVQGLKKEFSYNKILKDLKKEFCCNGTVVQDPELGKVIQLQGDQRKNVSTFLVQAGIVKKDSIKIHGF, translated from the exons ATGCTGCTAGATCCGTTTGCTGATGCAAATGCTGAAGACGCTGGTGCTGGTGCCAAGGAATACGTTCACATTCGTATTCAGCAGCGGAACGGTAGGAAAAGCCTGACCACTGTTCAGGGATTGAAGAAAGAATTTAGCTATAACAAAATTCTCAAGGACCTCAAGAAAGAATTTTGTTGTAATGGCACTGTTGTCCAGGACCCAGAATTAGGGAAG GTTATTCAACTTCAAGGAGATCAGAGGAAGAACGTCTCCACTTTCCTCGTTCAG GCTGGTATTGTGAAGAAGGATAGCATCAAAATCCACGGTTTTTAA
- the LOC107941979 gene encoding protein translation factor SUI1 homolog 2 isoform X1, with the protein MSDLDIQIPTAFDPFADANAEDAGAGAKEYVHIRIQQRNGRKSLTTVQGLKKEFSYNKILKDLKKEFCCNGTVVQDPELGKVIQLQGDQRKNVSTFLVQAGIVKKDSIKIHGF; encoded by the exons ATGTCTGATCTTGACATCCAGATTCCTACTGCCTTTG ATCCGTTTGCTGATGCAAATGCTGAAGACGCTGGTGCTGGTGCCAAGGAATACGTTCACATTCGTATTCAGCAGCGGAACGGTAGGAAAAGCCTGACCACTGTTCAGGGATTGAAGAAAGAATTTAGCTATAACAAAATTCTCAAGGACCTCAAGAAAGAATTTTGTTGTAATGGCACTGTTGTCCAGGACCCAGAATTAGGGAAG GTTATTCAACTTCAAGGAGATCAGAGGAAGAACGTCTCCACTTTCCTCGTTCAG GCTGGTATTGTGAAGAAGGATAGCATCAAAATCCACGGTTTTTAA
- the LOC107941980 gene encoding protein translation factor SUI1 homolog 2, translating into MSDLDVQVPTAFDPFADANAEDSGAGAKEYVHIRVQQRNGRKSLTTVQGLKKDFSYNKILKDLKKEFCCNGTVVQDPELGQVIQLQGDQRKNVSTFLVQAGIVKKENIKIHGF; encoded by the exons ATGTCTGATCTCGACGTCCAGGTTCCTACTGCCTTTG ATCCCTTTGCTGATGCAAATGCTGAGGACTCGGGTGCTGGTGCAAAGGAGTATGTTCATATCCGTGTTCAACAAAGGAACGGTAGGAAAAGCCTGACGACTGTCCAAGGGTTGAAGAAAGATTTCAGTTACAACAAGATACTTAAAGACCTCAAGAAGGAGTTTTGCTGCAATGGCACTGTGGTTCAGGACCCAGAATTAGGGCAG GTTATTCAACTTCAAGGTGACCAGCGTAAGAATGTCTCCACCTTCCTTGTTCAG GCTGGCATTGTGAAGAAGGAAAACATCAAAATCCATGGTTTCTAA
- the LOC107941983 gene encoding putative disease resistance protein RGA3 produces MKNDILPVLKLSYNHLPSHLQRCLAFLSLYRKDQIYDSDLVIRLWMANGFLEHPRQNQEWEDVGKRRLNEILSRCHIQKEEDFFLNFTFKMPDLVHDLALDVSQKECKTVNSETEMVDENVRHLLLCDEKLIEVPRVLEEMKSVRTVIIQDVSKRSKIVDKSLINLCASNFKYLRALELRNSPLTALPNSIYTLKHLRDLELAQCKGIQELPSSFYKLRSLQSLNL; encoded by the coding sequence ATGAAAAACGATATTTTACCAGTGTTGAAGCTAAGTTACAATCATTTACCATCTCATTTGCAACGATGTCTTGCTTTTTTGTCCTTGTACAGAAAGGATCAGATCTATGATAGTGACCTAGTCATCCGTCTTTGGATGGCAAATGGATTCCTTGAGCATCCAAGGCAAAATCAAGAGTGGGAGGATGTTGGCAAAAGACGTTTGAATGAAATACTGTCAAGGTGCCACATCCAAAAGGAGGAggattttttcttgaattttaccTTCAAAATGCCTGATCTGGTACATGATCTTGCATTAGATGTGTCTCAAAAAGAGTGTAAAACAGTGAATTCCGAAACAGAAATGGTTGATGAAAATGTTCGACATTTATTATTATGTGATGAGAAGTTGATTGAAGTTCCACGTGTTTTGGAGGAAATGAAAAGTGTTCGAACAGTAATCATCCAAGATGTTTCAAAGAGATCAAAGATTGTTGATAAATCTCTTATAAATCTTTGTGCCTCCAATTTCAAGTATCTACGGGCATTAGAATTAAGGAATTCACCATTGACGGCTTTACCGAATTCCATTTACACCTTGAAGCACTTAAGAGACCTTGAGTTGGCCCAATGTAAGGGTATACAGGAACTTCCGAGTTCTTTCTATAAGCTTCGCAGCTTGCAATCGTTAAACCTTTGA